A region from the Acyrthosiphon pisum isolate AL4f unplaced genomic scaffold, pea_aphid_22Mar2018_4r6ur Scaffold_20922;HRSCAF=22543, whole genome shotgun sequence genome encodes:
- the LOC100572567 gene encoding kelch-like protein 2 yields the protein MLDVSSHSPSWVPMADMIVKRKHLGVGVLDDCIYAVGGVDGKCSLSSVEVFDVSTQKWRMVSSMTIERSRVGVGVLNNRLYAVGGFGSRHLRSVEYYDPTLDTWTPVANMFECRQGAGVGVLDNLMYAIGGFNEQFHKSVEVYRPSDGVWSSIADMNVCRFLPGVAVLDGLLYVFGGEQESSIFNTVEIYNPSTNTWSMDRLSTNEGDIYGGVVVDRPHHYH from the exons ATGCTTGATGTATCTTCACATTCGCCCTCTTGGGTTCCAATGGCCGACATGATagttaaaagaaaacatttggGAGTTGGTGTTTTGGATGATTGTATATATGCA gTTGGCGGAGTAGATGGAAAATGTTCTTTAAGTAGTGTAGAGGTATTTGATGTCAGTACCCAAAAATGGAGAATGGTGTCTAGTATGACAATTGAGAGAAGTAGAGTGGGCGTTGGTGTACTCAACAATCGTCTATACgcg GTTGGAGGTTTTGGTAGTAGACATTTAAGATCTGTGGAATATTATGATCCCACACTTGACACATGGACACCAGTTGCAAACATGTTTGAATGTCGTCAAGGTGCTGGTGTAGGTGTCTTGGACAATCTTATGTATGCTATTGGTGGCTTTAATGAACAGTTTCATAAAAGTGTTGAGGTTTATAGACCAAGTGATGGAGTTTGGTCTTCTATAGCTGATATGAATGTATGCCGATTTTTACCTG GAGTAGCTGTGTTAgatggtttattgtatgtttttggCGGAGAACAAGAATCatctatttttaatactgtagAAATTTACAACCCCAGCACCAATACTTGGTCCATGGACAGATTGTCCACAAATGAAGGAGACATTTATGGTGGAGTAGTTGTTGATAGACCAcatcattatcattaa